A window of Candidatus Omnitrophota bacterium contains these coding sequences:
- the lpxB gene encoding lipid-A-disaccharide synthase, translating into MAEKQILIVCGEASGDLNAANLAKNILKINPKIKIFAVGGNLLKQAGAEIIYDIKDLSVMGFFDVLKKLPNFFALKKFVLEKIARIKPDLIILVDFSGFNLRLAKDINKSIPIIYYISPQVWASRAGRINTIKEYISKMIVLFKFEEDFYKKHGVNVDLTGHPLLDIVKPSMDKNDFISKYYISGAKKTIAILPGSRKAEIKNILPIMLEAAEILSKKIPDIQFVIAKSPQVDMKDYKSIMSSFNFDIKIIEGKTYDCLNVADFCFVCSGTATLETAIMQKPFCIIYKMNLLNYLLYRPQVKIPFIGMVNIVADKLIVPEFIQFRARPEDIAEKTLEIINLPSEINRIKDELAKVKDSLGETGASARAAKIVVDYLK; encoded by the coding sequence ATGGCAGAAAAACAAATCCTAATTGTCTGCGGGGAAGCCTCAGGCGATTTAAACGCAGCCAACCTTGCAAAAAATATCCTTAAGATTAATCCTAAAATTAAAATCTTTGCAGTTGGCGGGAACTTGCTTAAACAGGCGGGCGCGGAAATCATTTATGACATAAAAGATCTTTCAGTAATGGGGTTTTTTGATGTTTTAAAGAAACTCCCTAATTTCTTCGCTCTTAAAAAATTCGTTTTAGAAAAAATAGCTCGTATCAAACCCGACTTAATAATCTTGGTTGATTTCTCCGGATTTAATTTAAGGCTTGCCAAAGATATTAATAAATCAATCCCGATAATTTACTATATTAGCCCGCAGGTCTGGGCGTCGCGAGCTGGCAGGATAAATACTATAAAAGAATATATTTCAAAGATGATTGTTCTTTTTAAATTTGAGGAAGATTTCTACAAAAAACATGGTGTTAATGTTGACCTAACAGGACACCCCCTTCTTGATATAGTAAAGCCTTCTATGGATAAAAATGACTTTATTTCCAAATATTACATATCTGGAGCAAAAAAAACAATTGCTATTTTACCCGGTTCGCGCAAAGCTGAAATTAAAAACATCCTGCCAATTATGCTTGAGGCTGCAGAAATTTTAAGCAAAAAAATCCCGGATATTCAGTTTGTTATTGCAAAATCTCCACAGGTAGATATGAAAGACTATAAATCCATTATGAGTAGCTTTAACTTTGATATTAAAATTATCGAAGGGAAAACTTACGATTGTTTAAATGTCGCAGATTTCTGCTTTGTCTGCTCGGGTACAGCAACCCTTGAAACAGCTATCATGCAAAAACCATTCTGTATTATCTACAAGATGAATTTGCTAAATTACTTATTGTACCGTCCGCAGGTAAAAATTCCTTTCATCGGGATGGTTAATATTGTTGCCGATAAATTGATTGTTCCTGAATTTATCCAATTCCGTGCAAGGCCCGAAGATATTGCAGAAAAAACATTGGAGATAATAAATTTACCTTCCGAAATTAACCGCATCAAAGACGAACTTGCTAAAGTTAAAGACTCCCTCGGAGAAACTGGTGCAAGCGCCCGCGCCGCAAAAATCGTCGTAGATTATCTAAAATAA